From a region of the Lactuca sativa cultivar Salinas chromosome 4, Lsat_Salinas_v11, whole genome shotgun sequence genome:
- the LOC111880300 gene encoding probable leucine-rich repeat receptor-like protein kinase At1g35710, translating into MVCFRVHAAASLIILLSFLFNVAVDCKTLKRDVKALNEIKASLGWRVVYAWVGDDPCGDGDLPAWSGVTCSTQGDYRVVTELEVYAVSIIGPFPTAVTNLLDLTRLDLHNNKLTGPIPPQIGRLKRLKVLNLRWNKLQDVIPPEIGELKKLTHLYLSFNSFKGEIPRELANLPDLQYLHLHENRFIGRIPAELGTLRNLRHLDVGNNHLVGTIRELIRIEGCFPVLRNLYLNNNYLTGGIPAQLANLTNLEILYLSYNKMSGIVPAGLAHIPKLTYLYLDHNQLSGRIPDAFYKHPYLKELYIEGNAFRPGVNPIGIHKVLELSDSEFLF; encoded by the exons ATGGTGTGCTTTCGTGTACATGCAGCAGCTTCTTTGATTATCTTGCTTTCTTTCCTTTTCAATGTCGCTGTTGACTGCAAAACGCTAAAAAGAGACG TGAAAGCCCTCAATGAAATTAAAGCATCTCTTGGATGGAGGGTGGTGTATGCATGGGTTGGAGATGATCCATGTGGAGATGGTGATTTACCAGCCTGGTCTGGAGTCACCTGCTCCACACAAGGTGATTATAGAGTAGTTACTGAACT GGAAGTATACGCAGTGTCAATCATTGGACCTTTCCCTACTGCTGTAACCAATCTTTTGGATCTTACAAGACT GGATCTCCACAACAATAAGTTGACTGGTCCAATTCCACCTCAAATTGGGCGTTTGAAGCGTCTTAAAGTACT TAATTTGAGGTGGAACAAGTTGCAGGATGTGATTCCTCCTGAAATAGGTGAACTAAAGAAACTAACACATCT GTACTTGAGTTTCAATAGCTTTAAAGGTGAAATCCCAAGGGAGCTTGCTAATCTTCCGGATTTACAATATCTTCATCTTCATGAAAATCGCTTCATTGGTCGAATCCCAGCAGAATTGGGCACATTAAGAAATCTTCGCCACCT AGATGTTGGTAACAATCACTTGGTTGGAACTATAAGGGAGCTGATACGCATAGAAGGATGTTTTCCGGTTCTCCGCAATCT TTATCTTAATAATAACTATCTGACCGGAGGAATTCCAGCACAGCTTGCCAACTTGACTAATCTGGAAATTTT GTATTTATCTTACAACAAGATGTCGGGGATTGTGCCAGCTGGACTTGCTCATATTCCCAAGCTAACTTACTT GTACCTGGATCACAACCAATTGAGTGGGAGGATTCCAGATGCTTTCTACAAGCACCCTTATCTCAAAGAACT ATATATCGAAGGAAATGCATTCCGACCAGGTGTGAATCCAATTGGGATTCACAAAGTACTCGAATTATCAGATTCTGAGTTCTTGTTTTAG